The Mytilus edulis chromosome 12, xbMytEdul2.2, whole genome shotgun sequence genome contains a region encoding:
- the LOC139497382 gene encoding uncharacterized protein has translation MGIPVEDEKISILLYADDIALVTENERGMHAVLDVLNKWCEKWRLNVNSAKSSVMHFRKGRIPRTSLTFKIGNEQLQIVEQYKYLGVNLSEKLKYTAAADAFAKAGGRALGAAISKVHSYK, from the coding sequence ATGGGTATCCCGGTAGAAGATGAAAAAATCAGTATATTGTTGTACGCCGATGATATTGCTTTAGTGACTGAAAACGAACGCGGTATGCACGCTGTTCTTGACGTACTGAATAAATGGTGTGAGAAATGGAGAttaaacgtaaatagtgcaaaaTCAAGTGTTATGCACTTCCGGAAAGGTCGAATTCCACGGACGAGTTTGAcattcaaaattggaaatgaaCAACTACAAATTGTTGAGCAATACAAGTACCTGGGCGTTAATTTAAGCGAGAAACTTAAGTATACTGCTGCAGCGGATGCATTTGCCAAAGCCGGTGGTAGAGCACTTGGTGCTGCTATTTCAAAAGTTCAttcatacaaataa